In Miscanthus floridulus cultivar M001 chromosome 8, ASM1932011v1, whole genome shotgun sequence, the sequence TGAAAGTCATTAATGCTTTAAACCCTCTAGAACCCGTCTGTCTCTTGCGTGAGCGCGGCCGCCATGCTCCCACAGCGGCACAGCGCCGCGCTCCATGCTCCCACAGAGACAGAGGTCGCCGGAGCCGGACCATCGTCTCCCAATCCCAACCCAGCCCGCACACCCAAACCAAACTCGGCTTTCGACTGGGCCGCGACCTCCTCAAGCTCCACCGCGCGGCGCCGGCCACCGCCTCCCGTCCCTGGAGCCGTCGCTTTACGCGGGCCTCCTCCGGCGCGCGTCGCGGGGCCGGTCGCTGCCGCTGGCCAGGCTCACCCACTCCCACATGATCCGCGCGGGGTACCGGCCGGGCCTGTTCCTGAGCAACAACCTGCTGGCCGCCTACGTCCGCTGCGCCGACACGCGGAGCGCCCGACTCCTGTTCGACGGGATGCCGCGCCGGGACGTCGTCACCTGGAACACGCTCATCGCCGGGTACTCCACCCAGGGCTCCGCGCGCTTGGCGCTCGGCGCGTTCCGGGACGCGCGGCGGGATGGCGCCGTCGCCGTGGATAGGTTCACCTACGCCGCGGTGCTGGCCGCGTGCGGTGGCGCCGGGGACTGGAGGAGCGGACGCGCCGCGCACGGGCTGGCTGTGGTCAGCGGGCTCGCGCGGACCGCGTTCGTGGCCAACTCGGTGATTGACATGTACGCCAAGTGCGGGATGATTGACGAGGTGAGGCTGGCGTTTGATCGAGCCGAGGAGCGGGATGAGGTTTCGTGGAACCTGCTCTTGTCCGCGTATGTGCGGATGGGATGGCCAGAggtcgcggtgaatgtgcttgtctGGATGCACCGGTCAGGGGTGAAGCTCGATGCTTTTGCCCTGGGTGGGATCCTGAAGGCTTGTTCTGAGCTCGAGGATTCAGAGGATGTACGGAGGATGCTTCACGGTTGTGTGATTAAGGTTGGTTTGGACTTGGATGTGTTTGTTGGGAGCACCATGGTGGACATGTATGCTAAGAACGGTGGATTGGAGGAGGCCATCAAGGTGTTTGGTAGCATTCCAAGCCAGAATGTGGTAATTTACAATACCATGATAGCAGGGTTTGCTCGGTTAGGTAACGATCCCTGTCCTGAGATTAGAATGGAAGCAGTCAGGATTTATTCAAACATGTTGCGGAGGAGGATTAGACCGTCCAAATTTACATTCAAGAGCATGCTTGAAGTGTGCAATTTGACCAATGCGGTACGATGTTGGAGGCAGATACATGCCCATGTTATACTCTTTGGGTTCGAAGATGATGAGTTCATTGGAAATGCACTGATTAATTTGTATTCAAAAGTACGTCTAGTTGATGATAGTCTGAGATGCTTCCATAGGACTCCCAAGCAAAACATTCTTACATGGACTTCTATGATTACAGCATTTGTGCACAATGAACATTCTGATAAGGCACTAAACTTATTCAGAGAGCTTCGTTATACAGGTGTGGAGCCTGACCAATTCACCATGTCAAGTGTGATGAATGCCTGTGCTGATCTGAGTATGCCAATAGCATGTGAACAAATACACTGTTATGCAGTCAAATCTGGATTCGATCAGTTTACTCTTTGCGGCAATTCACAGATCGAGATGTATAGGTGTACAGGTGATCTTAAGGCTGCAAAGAAGACATTTGAGCGAATACCATCCCTGGATACTTTCTCGTGGTCTCAAATGGTCTTGAGCTATGCAGTGCATGGACATGAAAGAGAGGCTCTACTGCTATTTAAGAAAATGAGGGATTGTAGTGTCATGATAAATGAGTTTGCATTTCTTGCTGTTCTCGTTGCTTGCAGCCATCAGGGACTGATAGATGAAGGTTTCAGGTATGCATTTTTGTTTTC encodes:
- the LOC136472997 gene encoding pentatricopeptide repeat-containing protein At3g13880-like; translation: MLPQRQRSPEPDHRLPIPTQPAHPNQTRLSTGPRPPQAPPRGAGHRLPSLEPSLYAGLLRRASRGRSLPLARLTHSHMIRAGYRPGLFLSNNLLAAYVRCADTRSARLLFDGMPRRDVVTWNTLIAGYSTQGSARLALGAFRDARRDGAVAVDRFTYAAVLAACGGAGDWRSGRAAHGLAVVSGLARTAFVANSVIDMYAKCGMIDEVRLAFDRAEERDEVSWNLLLSAYVRMGWPEVAVNVLVWMHRSGVKLDAFALGGILKACSELEDSEDVRRMLHGCVIKVGLDLDVFVGSTMVDMYAKNGGLEEAIKVFGSIPSQNVVIYNTMIAGFARLGNDPCPEIRMEAVRIYSNMLRRRIRPSKFTFKSMLEVCNLTNAVRCWRQIHAHVILFGFEDDEFIGNALINLYSKVRLVDDSLRCFHRTPKQNILTWTSMITAFVHNEHSDKALNLFRELRYTGVEPDQFTMSSVMNACADLSMPIACEQIHCYAVKSGFDQFTLCGNSQIEMYRCTGDLKAAKKTFERIPSLDTFSWSQMVLSYAVHGHEREALLLFKKMRDCSVMINEFAFLAVLVACSHQGLIDEGFRHYESMVSDYSFVPDVKYIGCMVDLLGHVGKVADAEDFINSSGLENDAVLWHTLLRACRIHGDKDRGIKIGEKLMMLEPFAASSYVMLYNLYMDAGKISLAMRTRGQMRERGMTKESGISWEEFGGSCHHFVDGDNSCSQKDSTFTRLEELLVRVKQKTERGSMNVWELGSQSRKVSENSISKHGELLAVALGLSTLPNTAPVRVMKNQKMSWESHETLKLLSESENREIIIRDPARFHHFSQGSCSCRGYW